The stretch of DNA AAGGGCCCCAACGCATCGATCCAATAAAAACTGGGCTCGAGCAGGAACATGTTGGCGCTGGCCGCTGTCAGATACGAGGTCGTTACGCCGTGCTCGTCCATGCGCTGTCGGTTCTCCGCCAGGTAGGCCTCGGTCGCGTCCACCGCCGCCTGGGCGCGGGAGAGCGGAAAAATCCCGTGCATCGGCATCCAGAGCTGTCCCTTCGGGCCAAGCAGGTTGGAGCGAATGGGTCGGAAGGGGTGCGCGCGCATCACCGTCGGAATGGCGTTGGTCAGTTCCCAGGCGCCGTTTTCGCGCGCCACCCGGCGGATCGAGTCCATCATGCGGCCCGCTGCCCCGTCGTCATGCCCGTCGACCGTCACGTGCAGCGAATAGTTCACCTTGCGGAGGACCCGCTTGCCGGCCCGGGTCACGCGGAAAAGATCGCCGAGCCCGCGCAACCCGCGGCCCGATCCCGCAATCTTGCCGAGAATTTCGAATCCCTCGCTCAACGTGATGCCGGACGCCTCGAACCCTTCGTTAAAATAAGGATCGAAGCCGAAGCATTCCGAGGCCACGCGCATCCGCGTAACCTCTGTCTGGGTCGCCACCAGTTCCTCGAAGGTATTGAAGCCGAAGGATGCGGCCGCCATGGCCGGCGGCTGGCGGACGAGCTGGAGACTGATCCGCGCCTTGATTCCGAGTGCGCCGGTATCGGCGAGGAAAAGCCCGGTCAGATCGGGCCCCCAGTGGCGATAGAAAGGCGTCGACCGCCGGTTGGCCCAGGACCCGGTGCGCAGAATTTCGCCATTGGCAAGGACCAGTTCGAGGCCCAGTGCCGATTGGGCGGCCGTGCCGAACTGGCCTGACCCGAAGAGGGCTGCATCCTGGGCGAGCGATCCGCCCACCGTCGCGTGATATCCCGACAGCGTGCCCCAGAACGGCGTGCGCATGCCGATGTCATCGAGCGCGGCGTGAAGCTGTCCCCAGGTCACGCCGGCCTCGACGATCACGTACATGTCGTCCGTGTTGATCTCGACGATCCGGTCAAGCTTGCGCAGATCGACCGAGACGGATTTTTCCACCGCCGGCAGATAGCCAAGCGTGTAGGACATGCCGCCACCGCGCGGCACGACGGCGAACCCGGTGCCGGTCGCTGTCCGGACGGCGCCGGCGAGGTCTTCGACCGTTTCGGGCTGGATAACCAGGGCCGGCCGGGCGAGGCGGCGATTGGAAAGGTCCTGCGCGAAAAACTCGCGCGCCTCGGTGTCGTCCAGAACGTTGTCCGGCCCCAGTAACCGGCGCAGCGCCTCGCCCAGCTCCCTTGCCTCCGCCCCCGCCGCGTCTTCCGTCCGCGTCATATCCGCCCCCTTCCGATTTCAGCGCGTATGCCCGGCCGCCCGGCCGGGGATTGAGCCGCGGCGCGCATCCGGCCATGGTCCCCGACGGCGCCGCCCGCTAGACTACCCCCTTCGCGCGCCGCCCCAAAGAGGCGATAAACCGGGCAGGACCCAAGACCGGTGCCGGGACGGGCACTTACAGACCGCGTCAACCAAGGAGCAACGATCCAATGAGCGAGACCCCTTCACGATCCCGGCACGCCCTCTTTCAACTCATGCTGTCCCTCGGCCTCGTGGCGGGGCTTTTCATGGCGGCAGGCCCGGGATCAACGGCCGGTATGGCGGACGAGACGCCGGGCGACGACACCCGGGCTTCGGGGATCGATCCCGAAACCGACGCGGCCCGTCTCGAACCCTGGTGGCCGTCGCCCTGGGGCGCCGAGGACGAGCGCGGGAACATGAACCTCCTGACGCCCGAAAAGGTGCTGGAAGCCGCTGCCCTGATCGAGACCGGCAAGCTCTACGATCTTGGCCGGGAGTTCGACGACAAGATGCCGCTTATGAACCTGCCGCCCAACCCGCGGAAGTTCACCAGCGTCTCGGTACATGCCCCGCTCAACCAGCCGGTCGGGCGCAACGCCCTCGTCTGGAACGATGACTACGTGTCCGGACATATCACCCAGGATGGCACCCAGTTCGACTCGCTCGCGCACATGGCCACGCACCTGGGAGAAAAGGGCGACAAGCGCGACCTTCGTTACTACAACGGTTTCCGCCACTCGGATATCGCCGGTCCCTACGGGTTTTCCAAGCTTGGCGTCGAAAAGGTGACCCCCATCTTCACACGTGGCGTCCTTCTCGACTTCGCCGGACTCAAGGGCCGCATGATCGAGATCGAGGAAGAGATTACCGTGGCCGATATCCGGGCTGCCCTCGAGCGGCAGGGGCTGAGTGAAGACGATATCCGGGCGGGCGACGCGCTTTTCTACAACACCGGCTGGGGCGAACTCTGGAAAGTCGATAACGACAAGTTCAACAGCGGTTCGCCCGGCCTGTCGGACAAGGCGGGCGATTGGGTAGTGGCGCGCCAGGTCGTGCTGGTCGGCACCGACAACTGGTCGGTCGAAGCCATACCCAACCCGGAGGACCCTGAGCTCTTCGCGCCCAACCATCAGAAATTCCTCATCCGGCACGGCATCCACATCATGGAAAACATGGATTTCACCCCCCTTATCGAGGATGAGACCTATGTCTTCGCCTTTTCCTTCGCACCCATCGCGATCAAGGGCGCAACCGGCTCGCCGGCCCGGCCCTTCGCGATCCGCTGAGGCGGCATCGGATCCCGGCCGGCCCGGAAACCGGCTAATTCCATAGGTTCTTTAGCGCTTTAAGGGAGTTGCACCGGGCCGCTTGGGTCAGTATCTATACCCTATCCAGAACGCTGGACCGGCGGCCGGATCTCCGGTGTGCCATGGGATAACAGCCGCGACCACAGGCGGCGGGCAGGAGCGAGCACCGGCGAACTGACAGGCCGGCAGCCCGAAAGTTTCTCGAACCCGGCGCGGGTCGGGGGTTCCCGAACCCGCCGTCTCCCGAAAAAGGCGGAGCCGACAGGCCCGGAGCGTCAGGTGCAAGGGCGGCGAATCCCGCCAAGAGGAAAAAAGATGGAAGGCACAGCCCCCCA from Alphaproteobacteria bacterium encodes:
- a CDS encoding FAD-binding oxidoreductase, producing MTRTEDAAGAEARELGEALRRLLGPDNVLDDTEAREFFAQDLSNRRLARPALVIQPETVEDLAGAVRTATGTGFAVVPRGGGMSYTLGYLPAVEKSVSVDLRKLDRIVEINTDDMYVIVEAGVTWGQLHAALDDIGMRTPFWGTLSGYHATVGGSLAQDAALFGSGQFGTAAQSALGLELVLANGEILRTGSWANRRSTPFYRHWGPDLTGLFLADTGALGIKARISLQLVRQPPAMAAASFGFNTFEELVATQTEVTRMRVASECFGFDPYFNEGFEASGITLSEGFEILGKIAGSGRGLRGLGDLFRVTRAGKRVLRKVNYSLHVTVDGHDDGAAGRMMDSIRRVARENGAWELTNAIPTVMRAHPFRPIRSNLLGPKGQLWMPMHGIFPLSRAQAAVDATEAYLAENRQRMDEHGVTTSYLTAASANMFLLEPSFYWIDALGPLRLSVIEPEFQEKWKTIGANPAARDLVIELRQGIADLHEALGAVQQQIGKYYAFSRNMVPESWELLQGLKRQLDPRGLMNPGALGLG
- a CDS encoding cyclase family protein encodes the protein MSETPSRSRHALFQLMLSLGLVAGLFMAAGPGSTAGMADETPGDDTRASGIDPETDAARLEPWWPSPWGAEDERGNMNLLTPEKVLEAAALIETGKLYDLGREFDDKMPLMNLPPNPRKFTSVSVHAPLNQPVGRNALVWNDDYVSGHITQDGTQFDSLAHMATHLGEKGDKRDLRYYNGFRHSDIAGPYGFSKLGVEKVTPIFTRGVLLDFAGLKGRMIEIEEEITVADIRAALERQGLSEDDIRAGDALFYNTGWGELWKVDNDKFNSGSPGLSDKAGDWVVARQVVLVGTDNWSVEAIPNPEDPELFAPNHQKFLIRHGIHIMENMDFTPLIEDETYVFAFSFAPIAIKGATGSPARPFAIR